GACGTGAGCGCAGCCGTGAGCCACAGAGCATTATGGCTGAAATTCAAGATTTATGGAACAAAGGTTTTAAAGAAATTACGCTTCTTGGACAAAACGTTGACAGTTACCTTTGGTACGGAGGCGGATTGAAAAAGGATTTTGTAAACGCTTCTGAAATGCAAAAAGCAACCGCTGTTGATTTTGAACAGCTTCTTGAAATGGTGGCTGCAGGATTTCCGAAAATGCGTATTCGTTTTTCGACTTCAAATCCGCAGGATATGCACGAAAGCATTTTACATGTTATTGCAAAATATCCAAATATCTGTAAACACATTCATTTACCAGTTCAATCTGGAAGTAATAGAATTTTGAAAGAAATGAATCGTCTGCATTCTCGCGAAGAATATATGGCTTTGATTGATAAAATCAGAGCAATTGTTCCAGATGCTTCGATTTCGCAAGATATGATTGCTGGTTTTCCAACAGAAACGGAAGAAGATCATCAAGATACATTAAGTTTAATGGAATATGTAAAATATAATTTCGGTTATATGTATTCATATTCTGAACGTCCTGGAACTTTGGCAGGAAGAAAAATGAAAGATGATGTTGAAGAAGAAACCAAAGCCAGAAGATTACAAGAAATCGTGGATTTACAGCAAAAACATGCTTGGTTTAGAAGCGAAGAGTTTGTTGGAAAAACCGTAGAAGTTTTAGTAGAAAAAGTCTCAAAGAAATCAAAAGACGAATTCTCAGGAAGAAACTCTCAAAGTATTACAGTGGTTTTCCCAAAAGAAAATTATAAAATTGGAGATTTCGTAAATGTAAAAATAACAAGCTGTACAAGTGGAACCCTTAAAGGTGAAGCTGTAGGGTTGAGCAGCATGAATTAAAATTGTTTGATGTTTCAGGTTTCAGGTTATTTCTGTAACTTCAAACTTGAAACAAATTATAAGCCAGATTTTAAAGTTTTATGGTCAAAGTTGTAAAACCTGAAACCTGAAACAAATAAAAAACTTGAAATAAAACACAAATGGAAACAGTTCAAGCAATAAAACAACGATTTGAGATTATTGGTAATGATCCAAAATTAAATCGTGCTATCGAAAAAGCCATTCAGGTTGCCCCAACTGATATTTCAGTAATGGTAACTGGGGAAAGTGGTGTTGGTAAAGAAAACATTCCAAGAATAATCCATTCGCTTTCACACAGAAAGCATGGTAAATATATTGCCGTAAACTGCGGTGCCATTCCAGAAGGAACAATTGACAGTGAACTTTTCGGACACGAAAAAGGAGCTTTTACAGGCGCAACAAGCACACGTGAAGGTTATTTTGAAGTTGCAGATGGCGGAACGATATTCCTTGATGAAGTTGGCGAACTTCCGTTAACAACCCAAGTAAGATTACTTCGTGTTTTAGAAAATGGCGAATTCATAAAAGTGGGTTCATCTCAGGTTCAAAAAACAAATGTCAGAATCGTAGCTGCAACCAATGTGAATTTATTCAATGCCATTGAAAAAGGAAAATTTCGCGAAGATTTGTACTACCGTTTAAGCACAGTAGAAATTACATTACCGCCTTTGCGCGAAAGAAACGACGATATTCATTTGTTGTTCAGAAAGTTTGTGGCCGATTTTGCTCATAAATACAAAATGCCGCCTCTAAGACTAGATGACAATGCCGTACAGCTTTTACAGAAATTCAGATGGAGCGGAAACATTCGTCAGCTTCGAAATGTCGCAGAACAGATTTCAGTTTTAGAAACCAATCGCGATATCAATCTTGCGACTTTACAATCGTATTTACCAGCCGAAGGAAGCAATCTGCCATCTGTTATTAACGACAATAAAAAAGAAAGTGATTTCAGTACGGAAAGAGACATATTATATAAGGTACTTTTTGATATGAAAAGCGACCTGAATGATCTTAAAAAACTGACTTTGGAATTAATGAAAAACGGCACTTCTAAAGTGCAGGACATTAATCCGAATTTGATTCAGAAAATATACGGTAATCAGCAAAATGACAGCGAAATTGATTTTGAAGAAGAACCAAGAACCGCTGTTATGACTACTCCTGCAGTACGCGAAGAAAACTATCAAATACCCGAAGACAATTATTTGTTTGCCGAAACTATTGAAGAAGAAGAAGTTTTACGCTTAGAACAAAAGGAAATCGAGATGATTAAAAAATCATTGGAGAAAAACAAAGGAAAACGAAAAGCTGCAGCTGATGAATTAGGTATTTCAGAAAGAACTTTATACCGCAAAATCAAACAATTCGATTTATAAAATAATTAAAATACAATTTCAAAATTCCAAATTTCAATTACCTATATTTGGACAGAATTGGAATTTGAGATTTAAAACATTGGAATTCCCCCAATAAACATTATGAAAAAAATATATTCTTTATTTGCATTTCTTAGCCTTTTCATGTTGAGCGGCTGTGGTGTTTATAACTTTACAGGAGCATCTACAATTGATGCAAAAACTTTTCAGGTTAACTTTTTTCATAATAATGCTGATTTGGTTGAACCTGGAATTGACAGGGATTTTACCCTGGCCTTACAGGATTTGATTATGAATCAAACCAATTTGAATTTAGTTAGTAACGGCGGTGAATTGGTTTATGAAGGTGAAATCGTAGATTACAGAATCACGCCAATGACTGCAACAGCAGATCAGCAAGCTGCACAAAACCGCTTAACAATTCGTGTTATGGTACGATTTACAAACAAAAAGAAAGAAACAGATGATTTCGAAAAAACATTTGAGTTTTACTACGATTTCCCTGGAACTTCTCTACCTACAGGATCGGTGTTAAACGAAGCTATTAAAACCATTTTTGAGAGAATCACACAAGACATTTTTAATGAATCTCTTGCTAAGTGGTAAAATAAGTCCAATGATTTAGTCGTTAATAGACTGAAGATGAAGCCATAATTAATAAAAAGAAAAATTCGATTAAATAAAAAATAATGAACGTTACTGATTATACCTACTTAATGAACAAACCTGATGCTATTACAGAAAAGCAAACGGAAGCATTAGGAAGCGTTTTGAATGAATTTCCATATTTTCAAAGTGCTAGAGCACTTCGCTTAAAAGGACTTTACAGCCAAAACAGCTTTAAGTATAATTATGCTTTAAAAGTTGCGGCTGCGCATACGGCAGATCGTTCGGTTTTATTTGATTTTATCACTTCTGAGAAATTTACCTCGATTCAAAATGAATTTTACGATCAGAAACTTAAAGATCTTTTAGAAATCAATGTTTTAGATAGTGAAATTGTTTCATTTGATGAAGTCAAAAAAACTCCAGAAGTTCGTATTGATCCTATCGAACAGTCTATTTTAAAATCAATTAAAGAAGCTACAACCGTTGTTTTTGAAAAACCTTCTGAAATTGTAGAAAAAACAGAAGAACCAATTGCTGAAACAGTTGAAGAAACCATTGTTGAACCACCTATTGCTGTTTTAAGCGAAGAAGAAATTTTAGATTCTTTTGTAAAAGTAACTGAAGCAGAAGAAGTACTAAACGATACCGCTCTTGAACCTGCTATTGCAATTCCAACGGAAGAAGAAATATTAAATACCTTTGAAGCGGTAACAACTGAAACGGAAGAAATAACAGAAGAAGTTATTCCCGAAGAAGAATCTATTATAAGTCCAAGCGAAGAAGAAATCCTAAATACTTTTATACCTGTAATAGATCAGCCTGCCGAAATTAAGGACGAACAAGAAATATTCGAAAGTTTTGAAGAAGTTACAGAGACTGAAACAGAAGAAATTCCTGAACCTGTTATAGAAGATGTAATTGCAGCTCCTAGCGAAGAAGAAATTCTTAACACCTTTAAGGAAGTTGAAAACGAAAACAAACCAGCCGATATTGCTGAACAACCTGTTGTAAAACTTAGAACTCATACCTTTTTTGATGAATTTGTAGATGACGAGGAAGAAGAAGAAATTGCTGAGCCAACCGTTGATCCAGCTGAGGAAGCTGTTTTAGTTTCGATTATTGAGCCTGCGAATGTTGTTTTTGAAGCACCTGAAGTAATTGAGGAATCAAAAATCGATGAAGAAGCTGCAGATGAAGAAGAAATTATTGAAGTTCAGGAAACTGAAAAAACTGAAATTTCGGAAATTGTAAAAACAGCCGAAGAAAATCTAGAAATTGGAAAACCAATAGATTTCAAAGGAAATGAAAAACATTCTTTTCAGGAATGGCTTCAATTGGCCAGAACAGAGCCTATTGACCGCACAAAAGATACTTCGACAGAATCAGATTCAAATGAAAAAAAAAGTATTGAAATAACCGAAAACGCTTCAGTCGAGGATGAAAAAAAGAAAAAGGCAGAAATAATTGACAGATTTATTGAAGCAAATCCAAAAATCTCACCTATCAAGCCTACTATGGCCAATCCGTCGATACAATTAAATGTTGATGAAGAGGAGAATTCATACCTAATGACAGAGACTTTGGCCAGAGTATATTTGGAACAAAAAAAATATACAAAGGCTATACAAGCATATGAAATATTAATTTTGAAATATCCAGAAAAAATTACTTTCTTTGCAGACCGCATTTCGGATATAAAGATTTTACAACAAAATAACAATAATAATTAATACAAATGAGCACATTTTCAATTTTCTTAGTTTTAATCACAATAGTTTGCTTTCTATTGATCGTAGTGATTATGGTACAAAACCCTAAAGGAGGCGGATTGTCTTCTACTATCAGCGGAACTCAAATGTTAGGTGGTGTACAAAAAACAACTGACTTTTTAGACAAAAGTACTTGGACACTAGCAACTATTTTGATTGCTTTAATCTTACTTTCAAGTTTAAGCTTCACTGGATCATTAGGAGATACAGGATCTAAAATCATTGAAAAAACGGAAGCTCCTGCAAGTACTCCGGCAGCTCCTGTACAAGGAACTCCTGCTCCAGCAGCACCTGCAGCAAAATAATATATACAACACAAATTAAAATGCCAGCCTGTCAAAGCTGGCATTTTTTTTAGGAAATAATGTCAGTTTATAGAGCATGGCACAATTTCTGAAAGTTTATTGAACATTAAAAAATATATAACTTATAACTTAATTAATATTAAATCATGGCTTTAAACATTAAACCGCTTTCTGACCGCGTACTTATTGAGCCTGTTGCAGCTGAAACTAAAACTGCTTCAGGTATTTTTATTCCAGATACTGCCAAAGAAAAACCTCAAAAGGGTACTGTTGTAGCAGTAGGAAACGGAACTAAAGATCATACTATGACTGTAAAAGTTGGTGACACTGTTCTTTATGGCAAATATGCCGGAACAGAATTAAAACTTGAAGGAACTGATTATTTGATTATGCGTGAGGATGACATTTTAGCAATTATCTAAAAACGTATTAAGTACAACAGTATTAAGTATTAAGACTAAGTAACTTGAAACAAATCAAAACTTTAAACAAAAATTAAAAATGGCAAAAGATATAAAATTTGATATTGAAGCACGCGATGGTTTAAAACGTGGTGTAGATGCATTAGCAAATGCTGTAAAAGTAACACTTGGACCAAAAGGTCGCAATGTAATTATTGGAAAATCATTTGGTGGACCAACCGTTACTAAAGATGGTGTTTCTGTTGCAAAAGAAATCGAATTAAAAGACGCATTAGAAAATATGGGTGCGCAAATGGTAAAAGAAGTTGCTTCTAAAACCAATGATTTAGCTGGTGACGGAACTACAACTGCTACAGTTTTAGCTCAGGCTATCGTAAAAGAAGGTCTTAAAAACGTTGCTGCAGGTGCAAACCCAATGGACTTAAAACGTGGTATTGATAAAGCCGTTGAAGCTATCGTTGCCGATTTAGCAAAACAAGCTAAAGTAGTTGGAAGCGATTCTGACAAAATCAAACAAATTGCTTCTATCTCTGCAAACAACGACGAAGTTATTGGTGAATTAATCGCTGATGCTTTCGCAAAAGTAGGTAAAGAAGGTGTTATCACGGTTGAAGAAGCTAAAGGAACTGACACTTTCGTAGACGTTGTTGAAGGAATGCAGTTTGACAGAGGATACCTTTCTCCTTACTTTGTAACAAACCCAGAGAAAATGGAAGTTGAATTAGACTCTCCATACATCTTATTATACGACAAAAAAGTTTCTTCTTTAAAAGAATTACTTCCAGTTTTAGAGCCGGTTGCACAATCAGGAAAACCATTATTGATTATCGCTGAAGATGTAGATGGTGAAGCTCTTTCTACTTTAGTAGTAAACAAATTAAGAGGAGCTCTTAAAATTGCTGCTGTAAAAGCACCTGGTTTTGGTGACAGAAGAAAAGCAATGTTAGAAGATATCGCAATCTTAACAGGAGGAACAGTAATCTCTGAAGAAAGAGGATATACTTTAGAGAATACTACTATCGAAATGTTAGGTACCTCAAAAAGAGTTTCTATCGATAAAGACAATACTACAATCGTAAGCGGAGCTGGTGAAGCGGATATCATCAAAAACCGTATCAACCAAATTAAAGGTCAGATGGAAACTACAACATCTGATTACGATAAAGAAAAACTACAAGAACGTTTGGCTAAATTAGCTGGAGGTGTTGCTGTTCTTTACGTTGGTGCTGCTTCTGAAGTAGAAATGAAGGAGAAAAAAGACAGAGTTGATGACGCATTACACGCTACTCGTGCTGCTGTTGAAGAAGGAATCGTTGCCGGAGGTGGTGTTGCTTTATTAAGAGCAAAAACTGTCTTAGCAGAACTTAAAGCAGACAATGCTGACGAGTCAACTGGAATCCAGATTGTATCTCGTGCTGTGGAATCTCCATTAAGAACTATCGTTGAAAACGCAGGTCTTGAAGGTTCTGTTGTAGTTGCAAAAGTAACAGAAGGTTCTGGTGACTTTGGATACAACGCAAAAACTGATGAATATGTAGATATGCTTGTTGCTGGTATTATCGATCCTAAAAAAGTAACTCGTGTAGCTCTTGAAAACGCTGCATCTGTTTCTGGAATGATCTTAACTACAGAATGTGCATTAATCGATATTAAAGAAGAAAATGCCGGAGGCGGAATGCCAATGGGAGGCGGAATGCCAGGAATGATGTAATCGTTCTCTTCTTAAAACTTAAAAGCGCTGGATTTTTATCTGGCGCTTTTTTTTGTTAGCCACGAATTCACGAATTATTATGCAATCTTTGCGAATATTTTGTTCAATTACACAGATCAAAGCATTCGTATAATTAATGACAACTATTTTTAAACACAAAGATTTGAAAAAAATAATTCGTGAATTCGTGGCTATTCTTTTTATTAAACATTCTCTTTCTCTTTAAAAAATGTGATATTAATACCTTTGTATTTCTATTTAAAATTGCAAAATGAGAAAATTCAAAACTCACCTTTTATCTTTTACATTCTTACTTCTCACAACTTTTTTACAAGCTCAAAATAACAAAGACAACTATGTTGTTTTAGTTTCGATGGATGGATTTCGCTGGGATTACGGCAAACTTTATAATCTTCTAAACCTGAAAAAAATCGAAAAAGAAGGCGTTCACGCCAAATCGATGAAACCATCATATCCAACTAAAACGTTTCCAAATCATTATTCGATTGTAACAGGACTTTATCCGGATCATCACGGAATCATCAATAACGTTTTTTACGATGCTTCTTTAAACCAATCGTTTTCATTATCAAGCGATGCTAAAAAAGATTCCCGTTTTTACGGAGGAATCCCAATTTGGAATCTAGCAGAGCAACAAGGTGTAAAAACGGCTTCGTTCTTTTGGCCGGGTTCAGATATTGACAAAAGAAATCCAAGCTATTTCAAAAATTACGATAATAAAATTACGTACGGAGCCAGAATCGACACCGTTATGAAATGGTTACAGCTTCCTGAAAAACAACGACCTCATCTGGTTACTTTATATTTTGATGAGCCTGATCACACAGGACATAATTTTGGTCCTCTTTCTCCTCAAACTGAAAAAATGGTTATCAAGATGGATTCTATTATAGGCCAACTATCTCGTAAATTAGAGCAACTGCCTATCGGAAAACAAATTAATTTAATTCTTGTCTCAGATCACGGAATGGCTGGATATCAGTAATACCAAAAAAGTAGCAATTCTTGATTATTTAAAACCAGAATGGCTGGGTTATAAAGATGTCGTGAATCCAATTATGAGTATACAGGCAAAACCCGGATTTCAGGATTCTATTGCAAATGCTTTAAAAAAAGTACCGTATATTAAATTTTGGAAAGCCGCAGAAGTTCCTGAACGATTACATTATGGAACAAATCCGCGTGTACATGATTTTGTTATCGAAGCCGAAAAAGGATGGAGTTTAGTAAGCAAAGAAAGTACACATATACAGGGCGGCACTCACGGTTATGATAATAATGAGAAAGATATGCATGCTATTTTCTACGCAAAAGGCCCTGCTTTTAAAGTCAATAAAAAAGTAAAAACGTTTCAAAATGTTTCGGTTTATCCTTTAATTGCTCATATTCTAGGATTGCAGATTGGCGAAATTGACGGAAAATTGAGCGATGTTGATGCAATGCTGAAGTAATGTGTCAATGAGAAAATTTGTCAATTAGATAATTTCTCTTCATTACATAAAAATCAATTGCCTCCTGCTTTAGCTGGAGGTTGACTTATTGAATCCCAAAAGGGCTTTAGCCAAACTTCATAGTTCGGCTAAAGCCCTTTTTTCATCATTTATTTTATTCCTCCAGATGAATCTGGAGGCAATTCAACAAAAATTATGGACAAATTTTCTAATTACCAAATTGACACATTATCTAATTAAAAATTAGTCCCAACAGAAACCTCTTTCCATTGTCCTAATTCACCTTGAACACTTGCTATTTTTTGATTTGCCATATTGAAAGCATCTTCACCTAAAAATAAATGCAACGGTGGATTTTGATCTTGACTAACTTTAATTAAAGCTTCCGCTAATTTTACAGGATCTCCCGGCTGATTTCCGTTGATTCCTTCTTTGTGTGCGTTTTCAGATTGTCTAACTTCTTTATATTCCTCAATTGGATTTTCTGGCAGTAATAAAGAACTATCTTTTAAGAAATCGGTTCTAAAATAACCTGGATACACGATTGTTGCGTGAACACCAAATGGTTTAATTTCTGCTGCTAAAGATTCTGTTAAACCAGCAACTGCAAATTTTGTAGAACAGTAAATTCCCCAACCTGGAAATTCTCCGTAATATCCTCCAATTGAAGAAATATTAAAAATATGTCCTGATTGATTGGCACGAAGAATTGGCGCTGTATGTCTAATTACGTTTAATAACCCGAAAACATTTACTTCGTAATTTTTTCTAGCTTCAGCATCGGTTAATTCTTCCAAAGCTCCTAATAACCCGTAACCAGCATTATTAACTAATACATCAATTGTTTTAAAATGATTTACGGTTTTGTCGATGGCATTTTTCACGCTTTTTTCATCTACTAAATCCATTTCAAGAGGAAGGAAATTTTCAGATACATTTCCTAATTCTTTTATTAATGAAGATTCACTTCTTGAAGTTGCAGCTACTTTAAAACCTTCTGCTAAAAGCTTTTTAACTAATTCTAATCCAAGTCCTTTTGAAGCACCTGTGACAAACCAAACTTTGTTATTTCCCATGATTTTAAATTTTTACGTTTATAATTACAGGACAAAGGTATTACCGAAGTGCTTCTCAAAAATTAAAGCAATCAAGTAAGAAGTTGCAAAAATCAAACAATTTCAGTTAAACGATAGTTTTTAGGCGAAACCTGAACATTTTTCTTGAAGAAATTGATAAAATGAGACAGTTCTTCGAATCCTAAACACCAAGCAATTTCATTAATATTCCAATTGGTTTGTTTTAAAAGAATCATCGCTTCCTGAACAATTCTTTCGGAAATAATCTGCGAAGTCGTTTTTCCGGTAGTTTCTTTTAAAGCTTTATTGAGATGATTCACATGCACATTTAATTGACTCGCATATTCTGAAGGCGAACGGAAATTAATCTGCTGTGTGATCGATTCTATCGGAAACTGACGCTCTAATAATTCTAAAAACAAGGAAGAAATGCGAATTGTTGCGTTTGATTTACTATATAATGAAGTAGTTACGGTTTGTGTTTTAAGCGCAAGGTGAATAATTTCGAAAACCAGATTTCGAAGCATATCATATTTAAAAGCGTAATCCGAATTGATTTCGTCAAACATTCTTAAGTAAACCAATTTTAGAGATTCGGCTAA
This is a stretch of genomic DNA from Flavobacterium endoglycinae. It encodes these proteins:
- the miaB gene encoding tRNA (N6-isopentenyl adenosine(37)-C2)-methylthiotransferase MiaB; its protein translation is MEKIIEESKQGESLVLENKPENTKKLFIESYGCAMNFSDSEVVASILSDGGYNTTSVLEEADLVLVNTCSIRDKAEQTIRKRLEKYNAVKRTNPKMKVGVLGCMAERLKSQFLEEEKIVDLVVGPDAYKDLPNLLAEVEEGRDAINVILSKEETYGDISPVRLMSNGITALVSITRGCDNMCTFCVVPFTRGRERSREPQSIMAEIQDLWNKGFKEITLLGQNVDSYLWYGGGLKKDFVNASEMQKATAVDFEQLLEMVAAGFPKMRIRFSTSNPQDMHESILHVIAKYPNICKHIHLPVQSGSNRILKEMNRLHSREEYMALIDKIRAIVPDASISQDMIAGFPTETEEDHQDTLSLMEYVKYNFGYMYSYSERPGTLAGRKMKDDVEEETKARRLQEIVDLQQKHAWFRSEEFVGKTVEVLVEKVSKKSKDEFSGRNSQSITVVFPKENYKIGDFVNVKITSCTSGTLKGEAVGLSSMN
- a CDS encoding sigma-54 interaction domain-containing protein, which produces METVQAIKQRFEIIGNDPKLNRAIEKAIQVAPTDISVMVTGESGVGKENIPRIIHSLSHRKHGKYIAVNCGAIPEGTIDSELFGHEKGAFTGATSTREGYFEVADGGTIFLDEVGELPLTTQVRLLRVLENGEFIKVGSSQVQKTNVRIVAATNVNLFNAIEKGKFREDLYYRLSTVEITLPPLRERNDDIHLLFRKFVADFAHKYKMPPLRLDDNAVQLLQKFRWSGNIRQLRNVAEQISVLETNRDINLATLQSYLPAEGSNLPSVINDNKKESDFSTERDILYKVLFDMKSDLNDLKKLTLELMKNGTSKVQDINPNLIQKIYGNQQNDSEIDFEEEPRTAVMTTPAVREENYQIPEDNYLFAETIEEEEVLRLEQKEIEMIKKSLEKNKGKRKAAADELGISERTLYRKIKQFDL
- a CDS encoding LptE family protein, encoding MKKIYSLFAFLSLFMLSGCGVYNFTGASTIDAKTFQVNFFHNNADLVEPGIDRDFTLALQDLIMNQTNLNLVSNGGELVYEGEIVDYRITPMTATADQQAAQNRLTIRVMVRFTNKKKETDDFEKTFEFYYDFPGTSLPTGSVLNEAIKTIFERITQDIFNESLAKW
- a CDS encoding tetratricopeptide repeat protein → MNVTDYTYLMNKPDAITEKQTEALGSVLNEFPYFQSARALRLKGLYSQNSFKYNYALKVAAAHTADRSVLFDFITSEKFTSIQNEFYDQKLKDLLEINVLDSEIVSFDEVKKTPEVRIDPIEQSILKSIKEATTVVFEKPSEIVEKTEEPIAETVEETIVEPPIAVLSEEEILDSFVKVTEAEEVLNDTALEPAIAIPTEEEILNTFEAVTTETEEITEEVIPEEESIISPSEEEILNTFIPVIDQPAEIKDEQEIFESFEEVTETETEEIPEPVIEDVIAAPSEEEILNTFKEVENENKPADIAEQPVVKLRTHTFFDEFVDDEEEEEIAEPTVDPAEEAVLVSIIEPANVVFEAPEVIEESKIDEEAADEEEIIEVQETEKTEISEIVKTAEENLEIGKPIDFKGNEKHSFQEWLQLARTEPIDRTKDTSTESDSNEKKSIEITENASVEDEKKKKAEIIDRFIEANPKISPIKPTMANPSIQLNVDEEENSYLMTETLARVYLEQKKYTKAIQAYEILILKYPEKITFFADRISDIKILQQNNNNN
- the secG gene encoding preprotein translocase subunit SecG — encoded protein: MSTFSIFLVLITIVCFLLIVVIMVQNPKGGGLSSTISGTQMLGGVQKTTDFLDKSTWTLATILIALILLSSLSFTGSLGDTGSKIIEKTEAPASTPAAPVQGTPAPAAPAAK
- a CDS encoding co-chaperone GroES, encoding MALNIKPLSDRVLIEPVAAETKTASGIFIPDTAKEKPQKGTVVAVGNGTKDHTMTVKVGDTVLYGKYAGTELKLEGTDYLIMREDDILAII
- the groL gene encoding chaperonin GroEL (60 kDa chaperone family; promotes refolding of misfolded polypeptides especially under stressful conditions; forms two stacked rings of heptamers to form a barrel-shaped 14mer; ends can be capped by GroES; misfolded proteins enter the barrel where they are refolded when GroES binds), whose translation is MAKDIKFDIEARDGLKRGVDALANAVKVTLGPKGRNVIIGKSFGGPTVTKDGVSVAKEIELKDALENMGAQMVKEVASKTNDLAGDGTTTATVLAQAIVKEGLKNVAAGANPMDLKRGIDKAVEAIVADLAKQAKVVGSDSDKIKQIASISANNDEVIGELIADAFAKVGKEGVITVEEAKGTDTFVDVVEGMQFDRGYLSPYFVTNPEKMEVELDSPYILLYDKKVSSLKELLPVLEPVAQSGKPLLIIAEDVDGEALSTLVVNKLRGALKIAAVKAPGFGDRRKAMLEDIAILTGGTVISEERGYTLENTTIEMLGTSKRVSIDKDNTTIVSGAGEADIIKNRINQIKGQMETTTSDYDKEKLQERLAKLAGGVAVLYVGAASEVEMKEKKDRVDDALHATRAAVEEGIVAGGGVALLRAKTVLAELKADNADESTGIQIVSRAVESPLRTIVENAGLEGSVVVAKVTEGSGDFGYNAKTDEYVDMLVAGIIDPKKVTRVALENAASVSGMILTTECALIDIKEENAGGGMPMGGGMPGMM
- a CDS encoding alkaline phosphatase family protein, with translation MRKFKTHLLSFTFLLLTTFLQAQNNKDNYVVLVSMDGFRWDYGKLYNLLNLKKIEKEGVHAKSMKPSYPTKTFPNHYSIVTGLYPDHHGIINNVFYDASLNQSFSLSSDAKKDSRFYGGIPIWNLAEQQGVKTASFFWPGSDIDKRNPSYFKNYDNKITYGARIDTVMKWLQLPEKQRPHLVTLYFDEPDHTGHNFGPLSPQTEKMVIKMDSIIGQLSRKLEQLPIGKQINLILVSDHGMAGYQ
- a CDS encoding alkaline phosphatase family protein, coding for MSQITEWLDISNTKKVAILDYLKPEWLGYKDVVNPIMSIQAKPGFQDSIANALKKVPYIKFWKAAEVPERLHYGTNPRVHDFVIEAEKGWSLVSKESTHIQGGTHGYDNNEKDMHAIFYAKGPAFKVNKKVKTFQNVSVYPLIAHILGLQIGEIDGKLSDVDAMLK
- a CDS encoding SDR family NAD(P)-dependent oxidoreductase; translation: MGNNKVWFVTGASKGLGLELVKKLLAEGFKVAATSRSESSLIKELGNVSENFLPLEMDLVDEKSVKNAIDKTVNHFKTIDVLVNNAGYGLLGALEELTDAEARKNYEVNVFGLLNVIRHTAPILRANQSGHIFNISSIGGYYGEFPGWGIYCSTKFAVAGLTESLAAEIKPFGVHATIVYPGYFRTDFLKDSSLLLPENPIEEYKEVRQSENAHKEGINGNQPGDPVKLAEALIKVSQDQNPPLHLFLGEDAFNMANQKIASVQGELGQWKEVSVGTNF
- a CDS encoding helix-turn-helix domain-containing protein, translated to MKLTETLEDFYTIKVNGMPENLKKEIGHFNVFKLDDFVGSICKPFPYTRKDFYKISLIIGKNKVHYADKVVEIEDQALFFANPQIPYNWEQIDENQTGFFCIFTDAFFSQYGNLKEYPLFQPGGNPIVPISMELAESLKLVYLRMFDEINSDYAFKYDMLRNLVFEIIHLALKTQTVTTSLYSKSNATIRISSLFLELLERQFPIESITQQINFRSPSEYASQLNVHVNHLNKALKETTGKTTSQIISERIVQEAMILLKQTNWNINEIAWCLGFEELSHFINFFKKNVQVSPKNYRLTEIV